AAAATACCATTGAATAGTAGGAGTGCATAGAACATGTTActgtaaagtttttttgtttgtttgtttgtttgttttttacttcccctttaatcGCACAAAAACCTGCtgccatttgaacaggggtgtgtagactttttatatccattgtTGCTAAAGTGCTGCAAAATAGAATAAATGATAGTATTCAAACTGACATTacaaatatgtatgtatatatatatatatatatatatatatatatatatatatatatatatatatatatatatatatatatatatatatatatatatatatatatatatatgatttttttttaactctgtatGTGTCTCCAGGTACTTTGAAGTGACTGATGGCTTCGACCATTTAACAGCAGCTTTCCACGGGATGCTAAACGCCACAACCCTCCTCAACTCCAAAGTCAAACTCATCAACCAATCAGGAGGCAGAAAAGTGACAGTGACATACCAGGACCTGCGCACTCCGGATTCCCCGACCAACCTGACGGTAGACCAGGTCCTGGTGACAGCCACAGCCAAGGCTACCCTCTTCATTGACTTCCAGCCAGCGCTTTCTCGGGACAAGATGGAAGCCCTGCGCTCAGTTCACTACGCCAGCTCCACCAAAGTGATCCTCAGCTTCAGGGAGCGCTTTTGGGAGAAAGAGGGCATCAGGGGAGGGAAGAGCATCACGGACCGACCGTCTCGTTTCATTTATTACCCCAGCCACGGCTTCCCAGGAACGGACGCAGGGGCCCTGCTCGCATCGTACACTTGCTCTGACGACGCCACCCTCTTTCAAGGAGTGAGCGAAGACCAGCTGATGTCTCTGGTCCTGGACGACTTGGTTAAGATCCATGGAGAGGATATCAGGTCTCTATTTACCGGCGGACTGGTGAAAAAGTGGGGCTTGGACCCCTACAGCTTGGGAGCTTTTGCCCTGTTCACACCCTACCAGGGTCTTTATGCCAAAGAACTATTCCAGAGTGAGGGACGAGTACACTTTGCGGGGGAACACACCGCCTTACCTCATGGCTGGATCGAAACATCCATGAAATCTGCTCTCAGAGCGGCCAAAAATATTAACAGACTCAGAATTTAACCCTCACGgcgggtaaaaaacaaaacaaaacaacaacaaaaaacagttaaaaTTCAGATGCATTTTACACTTAAGTCAAACGTGTTTTCATAGGTACACAAAGttgtaatatttacattttcatttctatttaaataaatcagtttATCACTTTTGATGTGAAATTGTGACAATGACTGTGACGAAGGAGGGGGCCCGTTTAGACTTTGCCGTGTGATTGACAGTTACTGTAGCCAATCAGAAGTTGTCTGAGTTTGGTTGAGAGCGCAGTTGGGTCAGTGTGTGCTATTACATCCGTGCGCCGTTTATCATTGTTTacatatgctaatgctaatcgctagTGTGCTGATGGCCCAGTCATACTAAGTTGATTTATATTTTACATGCTACTCTCGACTGaggcgtttttgtttatttgtaccTTACAAAGTGTTGTGTCTGatatgtctttattttatttgtgttacaGAACCACACACATACAATAACTTGTACAAAGTAGCCACACACCCATAGTTGGACTAATAAAAAGAGAACTGAATCATCTCCTCGCATTCTTACCGATGCCCCCTGGCGACCGCAATCTCAAAGAACCAGCACATTCgatctccccaaaaaaattactgtTTGCCCCAACTTTCGTTTTCAGAAATCTGTGAATTTAATCACCTGGAATGTTTCAGCCGATACagccgtctacagggcgacgcgcagtgatacgaacgaacagaaaagtagtgcccggcggcaatggcgtctgacttttttttcagaaaggagtttagtgatgcaaatgtatcactcttttgaacacaaattgtttttagaagaaaaacgcgtTATTTCCGTGACTcaagccaacttgccggactattttcctctcgtccaacaccggaccggAACTcgcgtcacagaacgctgtcaggggtaagtcagtgctgatcgcacacactggaggtgaggatgaaatagagattgatgtcaaaaaatccaaactgtcCCCTTACCCATTATATAGTCATTATATCCTATATATGATGATTGAAGCAAATATTTTGGTGGAACAATTACACTGTACCTGAAAGATTTCAAGTAAAGTTAGTATTTAAcaaattcatttgtattttttgttgttgcaaatTATGGTTTTGTGTTGAGGCTACGTTATGTTTAGAATTAAATTTTCATGAGATACAGTAAGTTAATTGACCTCATTAGTCACTTTAATTAAGTCCACTAGCACTCTAATAACATCAATTGCTTGAGCTGTATAAAAGTTTCTATAATAATGAAAAACCATTGCCCATTACATTAGgtagtatattacaaaaataaaaactgcactTTAGCATTAGTGCACGACCTAAATTGAATTACTTGATTACTATGTGTTGGTAATCATGTTATCATAGATTGACATCATCATAACTGTGACAATGGAATGTAGTTCTACACCACCTTGTTGCTTTCGATGCCTTTATAAGGATCTTTGGTACAAAAGCAACTGAGATATGATCAGTTCCAATAatttacaaaacaacaacatatttattCGCATGCAGGTGCATTTGAATTGCTGTATGATAAACATACCACCAGCACTTAAATGAATCCTGACGAGATCCATTCTTTTCCAGCATCAGCCAATTTTACTCATGTTGAAATTAGACGGCCACACCATTCAAACATGAAATCCTCACAACCACGACTGATGTCCTATCACAGAAACATTGTCATTCTTCACATCCcaaatatgttataataatacaaaacatttttataaatgTGCTAACagacgccaaaaaaaaaaaaaaggtctaggGAGTCCGTCATTCAATGTGTGCCTTTTTGCACCATCTGAGTGAAGCGGTTGGTGATGCTCAAGGTGGTGTCGATGAAGCGCTCCACGCAGCTCACAAGGCAAGTCTCCGTCCGGGAGTCCAATTTGGTACCTGGACTGTCCACACACTTGTCCCAGCACACATCTGTGAAGTTGTGCACCTAAAGTAAGCAGAAAAGATGGTGGCTGGAGATTAGTATCATGATGGAAATACGGACatttcaatcaaaaattaaattgcaaggATGTGATCATTAGTGCCCGGCCAATTAATCGGccaccgattataatcggccaccgattataatcggccaccgattataatcggccgattattggccttcaaacatcggccaaaacaatcggccaattgggccaaatggccgattattaccgttatcgaagaaaaccgaagtttcGGACGCTGTGAAAATACCACGAATGCagcattttgcttgcgtagcatcaGCAACTAGAAAGTGTGTATGTTATTTtgcttattctgttgtccctaagcgtcctttaatgacgccgcagttggagttaaatgaaactaaataaacaaTGTTAAGAATCACATCCactttatatttaatacaaaaCTTGCTTCATTTTTACAACATCGGTAGCCTAAatcgaacaggaagttagcaaatgctaacagggagttagcatcgacttcgggagggtttttccttcaaataacgaatatccacacacaaatcttgtgggaacacatacccacagatgagataacactacgcaaaggcacaaattcttcccaatgtgtggaaAAACGATTagtattttaatagaattcaattgcAGATTTCTTCTGttctcactttaagtgtgtacgccattgatgcacggcaccacactgcccccaataGGCCAAAAATGCACATGAGCAGTcagtatttgttgttgttttttccccagttactattgttttagtttattaaggactttatcacaatattctaattttctgagacagtcctgtagatgTTTACACATAATAGCCCGTATTGCACATTCGAACCTCCAAAATATTTCTCCTTACGTAGCAGTTGCAAAAATACAGTTTATAAACATAAACTACTACTGCCAAGGCTCTGTACATTAACGGTTAACTCCTAAAATAAACAgtagaaattatttttagctACTACCTTAtcgtttaaaatatataaaaactgACATCATCTATGGCTGAGGCACGTGGGCTTACTATTACTGTCATTTGATTTCCTTTGTCTCTGCTTATATTCTAACCACCATCTGAATCCAGGTCTATGTGGTCAAGTAAAGGTTACATAAGGTCCACGTTGAGCTACAAACCTGGGCATGGAACTGAGCCTTCTGCTGCTCGATGGCGATCAATCGCTGAAGCTCTGTCGCTTCCGCTTTCTCCGAGGCACTGAGATTGTCCAAATCGTCCATTGCGTTTCTTAAACTGATGTCAAATAGACActactgcttttgttttttgtttttttaattaacggtTTTGAGTAACCAACGACGTCGACTCGGTAAGTAGTGACCTTCCAGAGAACtgagtgcgcgtgcgcgtgcgtgcgaatGCTCAGTGCTGCTACGCGAGTTCACGTGAGCAACTGCCGACGTACAAATTATGGGATGTTTCGCTGTAAGCCTTGACAGCGGCCGGACGTTAGTAATcctaaatttttattattattattattattattactattcttcttattattattattattatatgaaacTCTGCTTTTGTTAGTGATTCACATTTGGAAATCAGGTAACTCCTGATGACGTAGGGTGACGCTTTCAAAGAGCGTTAAAAGTTTCAAGAGGATGCCATGCCGTAAAGCAACGCGACATCTAATTGTATATAACACATATTTTGAGAAGCACCTTCAACAAATAAACAGCACGTGATTTTTTTCGAAGTAACGTATTTAAACGTATTTATGATCATGCTTATGAGTTGCTTTCAAAATTTGTTCTGG
This genomic stretch from Festucalex cinctus isolate MCC-2025b chromosome 13, RoL_Fcin_1.0, whole genome shotgun sequence harbors:
- the timm8b gene encoding mitochondrial import inner membrane translocase subunit Tim8 B, which encodes MDDLDNLSASEKAEATELQRLIAIEQQKAQFHAQVHNFTDVCWDKCVDSPGTKLDSRTETCLVSCVERFIDTTLSITNRFTQMVQKGTH